The sequence CTCGTCGAGGTACAGACGGAAGCGGCCCTTGGGGCGCTTGTCCCGTTCACCGTTGTCGCGCCAGATCTTGATGACGGCCTCGGTGATCGCGCAGATCTGATCCGGCTTGACCCAGGCATTCAAGGGAACGGCGTAGGCGTTCATCTGAGAGGAAAGAATGCCGCCAATCCAGACGCCAAACCCCATCTCACCGTTGTTCTCAACGGGGTGGAAGGCGATGTCGTTGTGGAGCAGGAAGTTGTCGCGGGCGCCGGCAACGGCCGTGTTCCATTTCCGCGGCAGGTTGGAGAACTCGGGGTTCCCCTGGTGGTTGCTGGTGAGGAAGTTCTCGAGCTCCTGGGTGTAGGGCCGCGTGTCCACAATTTCCAGGGGATCGATGCCGGCGATCGGGTTGCCGGTGACGTTCCGCGGGTTGTCGAAGGCGGACTGAATCGTGGTCAGGCCGACCGCTTTGAGTTGACCCAGGATCTCGGGCAGGTCCTCGAGGAGGATGCCGCGCATCTGAATGTTCTGGCGCGTCGTGATGTCGGCGCTGCCGTTGCTGCCGTAGCGGGCAACGACATTGCCGACGACCCGCAGTTGCTCGGCGGAGATCACCCCGTTGGGGACCCGCAAGCGCATCATGAAGAGCCCCGGTGTCTTGGGTCTCCAGAACATGCCGTACCACTTCAGGCGCAACTGAAGGTCGGTCTCGTCAACGTTTTCCCAACCCAGTTGGGCGAATTTTTCAATCTCACTGCCAACAAGCAGGCCATCTTTGGCTGCTTTGTTCTGCTCGATCTTGTTGAGCTTTTTGCCTTCGAGCCAGCTGGGCAGTGTGTTGGACAGTGTTGGCGTTGCCACCATGGGAAATCGGTTCAGATGAAGTCAGCAACTGAGCCGTTTCCAAAGAAATGAACGACTAGTGGGATGAATGAAATCACTCGCCCTGTCACCTCTTGTGTCGCCGTTGCTACGGATCGAGGTTGTTCGCGGGGAGTGGAGAAAAGGGTGTCAACGGATACCTAAAGGGGACCCGTCTTCCGGGTTGATGGTGTCGCTTTCCGCTTCTGGTAGCTCAGTATTGGCGTCCGATTTCGCCCAGCATCCGGGTCGCACCGTTGCGAATCATTTGCCAGACCTTTCCCATGGCGGCGAGGTCGGCGTCCAGCTCACGCCTCCAGTGCGGGACGGGCTGCATCTGCCGGTAGCGGGGACGTTCGTAGGCAGGCCGTCGGCGGGAGCTGGGCAGGGGGCGAGTGGATGGCATCGTGAACCTATGGATCCGGTGGTAGCGACTCCATCAGCAGGGCCGGGGTGCTGGCGGTGGCCGTTGCTACCGAAGCCCGTTGCTGGCGAGCACTCCCCCCTACTCCTGGTCGTTCATGGCCATGCCGGTGGTCAGATCCCAGAGGTTCTGGAGGATCTGGTTTCCGAGTTGGCCCGGGGCCGTCAGGCTCCCGTTTGGATGCAGGCTCTGACCGCGGATCCCCTGGAGCTGCCCCCAGGCCTGCCGCTGGTCTTGGTTCCGCTGCTGTTGACTCCAGGCAGTCACGTTCGCGCGGACATCCCGGCCATTCGTCAGCGCCTGCGTGACCAGGGACATCGTGTTCGGGTCCTTCCTTTCCTGGGCGCTTGGGGGCCCTGGCTGGAGCATTTGCGCGGCTTGGCCGCTCCCGCGGTTCTGCACCATCCGCTTCGGCCAGGGGTGGCGGATCGCTATCTCGCGGCCTTAAGCGCGTACGTCGGTGTGCCCTGCTTAAGTGCAGATCGCAGTGGTGAAGGCGATGCGGCGGCATTGCCCCTGGCCCTGGCTCCCAATCGGATGACGGCCCATCTGCGCACCGAAGACTCCGCCTGTCTGGCGTTGCTGGAGCGCCCCGCCACCCGTCAGTTTTTGCTCAACCTCCTCCTTGATCTGCCATGACCGCTGACATTGCCGGCAAGGTGTATTTGGTGGGCGCGGGTCCTGGTGATCCCGACCTATTGACGGTCAAGGCCCATCGCTTGCTGAGCCAGTGCGATGCGCTCGTCTACGACTCCTTGGTGCCTCGCGAGGTGCTGGCCTTGGTGCCGGAGGGCGCTGAGCAGCACTTTGTGGGTAAGCGCCGGGGGCATCACTCCGTGCCCCAGCCCAGCACCAATGCGGTGCTCGTTGAGATGGCCAAGCGCCATCGCTGTGTCGTGCGCTTAAAGGGTGGCGATCCCTTTCTGTTTGGTCGCGGTGGTGAGGAAGCGGCCCATCTGGAGCGCCATGGTGTGGCGGTGGAGGTCGTGCCCGGAGTGACCGCTGGCATTGCCGCACCGGCCTACGTGGGGATTCCCGTGACCCATCGCCGGGCGGGTAGTTCCGTCACCTTCGTGACGGGGCATGAGGAAATCGACAAGCGACGACCCGGTGTCGATTGGCGCGGTTTGGCCCGCAGCAGTGACGGTCTGGTGATCTACATGGGACTGCACAACCTGCCCCATATCTGTGAAGAGTTGATCGCTGGTGGCTTGGAGGCGTCCACCCCTGCGGCGGCGGTGCAGCAAGGCACGGTTCGCGGTCAGAAGGCGGTGGTTTCCACCTTGGGCGGCCTAGCCGCAGCCGTTCAGGAGGCTGAGTTGGCCTCACCTTCGATCGTCGTGATTGGCGATGTCGTGAATCAACGGGTCGAGAGCTGTGCCCCCGAGCCGGCGATGGTGGAGATGCCGATTCCCCTCAAACAGGGTTGAGTGCGATCTGCGGGCGCCGGGGTCGTCTCAGGTGCAGCCGCTGCAGGGACCAGCCCCGCTCAGGACTCATTTGCTGGGCGCTCAGCCAGCTGTCGTCGCGATCTTTAAGCGCTGCTCGATCGCTGACCTCTTCTCCGCCATAGAGCAGATGGATGATCCGATCGGGATCAATGTCCAGTTCAGCCACCTCATCCCAGAGGGATTGGCTGGCGTGGGCATCCGCCCGTCCGATTTGTGCATCCGCCAACTGCTGGGACAGAAGGATCACCAGGGCTTGTTCTTTGCGAGCGGTAAAGCTGTCACTGCTCACCATGGCCCGGCCCGGGCGGTTGGTGCAGCTGCTGGAGGGGGCTGTCATTGCAACCTTCCAATGATGGGACTAACGCTACTCAGATCCGCGCGAATTGGCTTAAGCCTCAGCGCGCCAATTCGGTAGTCCGAGCGCATCCCGCTGGCTGAAGCGTTCGCAGACGGCATAGGCCGCGGGCAGGTTGGCCACGCGCTCCCAGCTTCCGTCGCTGTCGTTGTGGTTCACGACGTAGCCACCGCCCCCATCACGGGCGATGCGGCAGCCGTCACCGGTGAGTCCGACGAGATGCAGATGGTTGCCCATGAATCCGACTGCTGATTGAGTGATTTCTAAGGCCTGCGAATGGGCTCGGACTCTGTGTTCGTTTCCCCACGCAATCAAACTTGAGCCTTCAGAACACAATCGGAAGGGCTCTTCATTTTTTCTTCGGGATCGCCCCTGATTGCGGCTGAATTCTTGGTTTTTGTAGGTCCATATGCCTAGAGCGGAGCGCGCTGGGATGGATCACCTCTGATCCCCGGTTGCGTTCAGTGTCAGGAACTCGTCATCCCTTGGGTTGTTTTTGGCTGAGGTATTGCCTCTCGCGCTGAATAGCTTGCGTTTGAAGAATCAGGCAGAGGGCTGGGTTCCGTGTCAGAGCCACTGGCTGAGCACCGACGAGAAAAGCGCTTCCCTGCGGTGCTTGCAGTCACCCTTCCCCTACGCA is a genomic window of Synechococcus sp. A10-1-5-1 containing:
- the cobA gene encoding uroporphyrinogen-III C-methyltransferase; the encoded protein is MTADIAGKVYLVGAGPGDPDLLTVKAHRLLSQCDALVYDSLVPREVLALVPEGAEQHFVGKRRGHHSVPQPSTNAVLVEMAKRHRCVVRLKGGDPFLFGRGGEEAAHLERHGVAVEVVPGVTAGIAAPAYVGIPVTHRRAGSSVTFVTGHEEIDKRRPGVDWRGLARSSDGLVIYMGLHNLPHICEELIAGGLEASTPAAAVQQGTVRGQKAVVSTLGGLAAAVQEAELASPSIVVIGDVVNQRVESCAPEPAMVEMPIPLKQG
- a CDS encoding ferredoxin--nitrite reductase, translating into MVATPTLSNTLPSWLEGKKLNKIEQNKAAKDGLLVGSEIEKFAQLGWENVDETDLQLRLKWYGMFWRPKTPGLFMMRLRVPNGVISAEQLRVVGNVVARYGSNGSADITTRQNIQMRGILLEDLPEILGQLKAVGLTTIQSAFDNPRNVTGNPIAGIDPLEIVDTRPYTQELENFLTSNHQGNPEFSNLPRKWNTAVAGARDNFLLHNDIAFHPVENNGEMGFGVWIGGILSSQMNAYAVPLNAWVKPDQICAITEAVIKIWRDNGERDKRPKGRFRLYLDEVGLETFRAMVEERFGPLTPDPGSVFDAEPRSHYGIHPQKQEDLHYAGVHIPVGRLRAEDFQDIAALAERHGDGSVRLTEDQNVIFTGIASTQLQAFEAEPLLQRFSLHPSHIAAGTVSCTGNTYCSFALTNTKDQALAAAEALDRELVLPEELKIHWTGCPNTCGQAYMGAIGLTGTKTKQPDGGMGEGYNLTIGGSQGANPQVGEMHRKGIPASQIQAVLKEVLIEQFGAKPRT